In one window of Zhihengliuella sp. ISTPL4 DNA:
- a CDS encoding polysaccharide deacetylase family protein: MRSGGRKRRGRATVITTVGVVAAVVVGGGVAAVVWMNRTAEKTFAKAHDTTIAHPLTPAQQMVADADDLRACAVTFRGDGAPAEPMLQRQDERYQGLPIPQLDGRVFAGWYVSADAAAVFAVEGRVNGADPVVCAQQQVELFAAWTTPEANADAGVRIPILMYHQFTADPEGAKGWLRGNHAYIGDFEAHMNHIATTGFYLPTWDELSAFIDGRLSLPPRSVIITDDDADQSWFDLAVPVVDRYKLLSTSFMVTAYRQDPAPSVYVQRRSHTHDMHQPGDDGKGRMVNWTADQIAADLSTSGDVLGVREVVAYPFGHFNDTSKQGVAQAGYELGRTIEPGYVEIGTDKLALPVVRIDYGMGLDALVSRIG, encoded by the coding sequence ATGCGCTCCGGGGGGAGAAAGCGGCGCGGACGCGCCACCGTCATCACGACGGTCGGTGTGGTCGCGGCCGTCGTCGTCGGAGGGGGCGTCGCCGCCGTCGTGTGGATGAACCGCACGGCGGAGAAGACGTTCGCGAAGGCGCACGACACGACGATCGCGCACCCGCTCACGCCGGCGCAGCAGATGGTGGCGGACGCGGACGACCTGCGAGCGTGCGCCGTGACGTTTCGGGGCGACGGTGCTCCCGCCGAGCCGATGCTCCAGCGTCAGGACGAACGGTATCAGGGGCTGCCCATCCCGCAGCTCGACGGTCGGGTATTCGCCGGCTGGTACGTCAGCGCCGACGCTGCCGCGGTCTTCGCCGTCGAAGGCAGGGTGAACGGCGCCGATCCTGTCGTGTGCGCGCAGCAGCAGGTGGAACTCTTCGCCGCATGGACGACGCCCGAGGCGAACGCGGACGCCGGCGTGCGCATCCCCATCCTGATGTACCACCAGTTCACCGCGGACCCTGAGGGCGCGAAGGGCTGGCTCCGCGGCAACCATGCGTACATCGGCGACTTCGAGGCGCACATGAACCACATAGCCACCACCGGCTTCTACCTGCCGACCTGGGACGAGCTCAGCGCGTTCATCGATGGGCGTCTCTCGCTGCCGCCGCGGAGCGTGATCATCACGGACGACGATGCCGATCAGTCGTGGTTCGATCTCGCGGTGCCGGTGGTGGACAGGTACAAGCTGCTCAGCACGTCGTTCATGGTCACGGCCTATCGTCAGGACCCCGCGCCGTCGGTGTACGTCCAGCGCCGCTCGCACACCCACGACATGCACCAGCCCGGCGATGACGGTAAGGGGCGCATGGTGAACTGGACCGCCGACCAGATCGCCGCGGACCTCAGCACGTCGGGCGATGTCCTCGGCGTCCGCGAAGTGGTGGCGTATCCGTTCGGACACTTCAACGACACCAGCAAGCAGGGTGTCGCGCAGGCCGGCTATGAGCTGGGGCGGACGATCGAACCGGGCTACGTGGAGATCGGGACGGACAAGCTCGCGCTGCCCGTCGTGCGCATCGACTATGGGATGGGCCTGGACGCGCTGGTGTCGCGCATCGGGTGA
- a CDS encoding alpha/beta hydrolase: MQKKPRRRVLKRVLWSVAIVILLAVGGILVWSQVGVMAAEPEPLAAVRENPAITVTDADEGIVLEPADGASDRGLVFIPGAKVDPWAYASILQGLAEEGTTVVITRPWLHLAFFDPRGLGSFTSAAPDIDVWAVGGHSLGGVRACQLAADADALVLFASYCATDLAGSDLPVLSVSGSEDGLSTPEKIADARSELPADAEFVEIDGASHASFGDYGPQSGDGTPTIDDDEMHAEVTEVVGPFLEQVVP; the protein is encoded by the coding sequence GTGCAGAAGAAGCCCCGACGCCGCGTCCTGAAGCGAGTCCTGTGGAGTGTGGCGATCGTCATCCTCCTCGCCGTCGGGGGCATCCTCGTCTGGAGTCAGGTCGGCGTCATGGCCGCGGAACCCGAGCCGCTCGCCGCCGTCCGCGAGAACCCCGCTATCACGGTGACGGACGCGGACGAAGGCATCGTCCTGGAGCCCGCGGACGGCGCCTCCGACCGCGGGCTCGTCTTCATCCCCGGCGCGAAGGTCGATCCCTGGGCCTACGCGTCGATCCTCCAGGGCCTCGCGGAGGAGGGCACCACGGTCGTCATCACGCGACCCTGGCTCCATCTGGCCTTCTTCGACCCCCGCGGCCTCGGCTCCTTCACGAGCGCCGCGCCGGACATCGACGTCTGGGCGGTCGGCGGGCACTCCCTCGGGGGCGTGCGCGCGTGCCAGCTCGCCGCGGACGCCGACGCCCTCGTGCTGTTCGCCTCCTACTGCGCGACCGACCTCGCAGGAAGCGACCTGCCGGTGCTCAGCGTCTCCGGCAGCGAGGACGGCCTCTCCACCCCCGAGAAGATCGCGGACGCCCGATCCGAGCTCCCCGCGGATGCCGAGTTCGTCGAGATCGACGGCGCCTCCCACGCCTCCTTCGGCGACTACGGGCCCCAGTCCGGTGACGGCACCCCGACCATCGACGACGACGAGATGCACGCCGAGGTCACCGAGGTCGTCGGCCCCTTCCTGGAGCAGGTCGTCCCCTAG
- a CDS encoding carbohydrate kinase family protein, giving the protein MPASVFLAGPVSWNRMVLLDRLPDPVPHMQFARASWETVGGTSAGKALSLRALERSVLLRAIVGEDEDGLRVRAALEAAGVVAQWTDGTTERHLNLMTAQGDRVSLYLSAPAETSGVADAALAAEMTAADAVVLDLAAEPRRLLPLAAASGSPLWVDVHDYDGHDAYHRPFLAAAAAVFCNADRLDAPVEFLRATVAAGADFAVCTLGADGAVAVGPDGIELRVPAVPATVLDTNGAGDAFFAGVLDARLGGADIPAALTAGARSAAAVLGTRHLHPLLDPVLGGPRAV; this is encoded by the coding sequence ATGCCCGCCTCCGTCTTCCTCGCCGGTCCGGTCTCCTGGAACCGCATGGTCCTGCTCGATCGGCTCCCCGATCCCGTGCCGCACATGCAGTTCGCGCGGGCGAGTTGGGAGACGGTCGGCGGTACAAGCGCAGGCAAGGCGCTGAGTCTCAGGGCACTCGAGCGGTCGGTCCTGCTGCGCGCCATCGTGGGGGAGGACGAGGACGGCCTCCGCGTGCGTGCGGCACTGGAGGCGGCCGGGGTGGTCGCGCAGTGGACGGACGGAACCACGGAGCGGCACCTCAACCTCATGACGGCGCAGGGCGACCGAGTGTCCCTGTACCTCTCCGCTCCGGCGGAGACCTCCGGCGTGGCGGATGCCGCTCTCGCCGCGGAGATGACCGCCGCCGATGCCGTCGTGCTCGACCTGGCTGCGGAGCCTCGGCGCCTGCTGCCCCTCGCCGCGGCGAGCGGGTCGCCGTTGTGGGTCGACGTTCATGACTACGACGGCCACGACGCCTACCACCGGCCGTTCCTCGCCGCGGCCGCGGCGGTCTTCTGCAACGCCGACCGACTGGACGCGCCCGTCGAGTTCCTCCGCGCCACGGTCGCGGCCGGCGCAGACTTCGCCGTGTGCACGCTCGGTGCCGACGGCGCGGTGGCGGTGGGACCGGACGGCATCGAGCTTCGGGTGCCCGCGGTACCGGCCACCGTGCTCGACACGAACGGCGCGGGCGACGCGTTCTTCGCCGGTGTCCTGGACGCACGGCTGGGCGGCGCCGACATCCCGGCCGCGCTGACAGCGGGTGCGCGGTCGGCCGCTGCGGTGCTGGGTACCCGGCACCTGCATCCGCTGCTCGATCCCGTCCTGGGCGGTCCGCGAGCGGTCTAG